A window of Halobellus sp. LT62 contains these coding sequences:
- a CDS encoding YncE family protein has protein sequence MTEHEFDLTRRKVLGSIGVIGAASAGAGLGTSALFSDTETFEENTITAGTLDLKVDWEEHYYDGSSGGEYVSYSDPGNSSVGFPDPDDPQIWINEEDIPDFMDATSIEAFPDPNGDGIQEMQHRDFVYDACQDGADLPKHLDPKSEGALRTHNDDTYDEENGVKPLISLDDVKPGDFGELTLSFHLCDNPGYVWLQAAGVEHLGGENPEPEGDNTADLAEKIETVWWYDSRGDNVLQTDCEERLYLVDSGTDPTTLFEVTLDDGSGEAELTELLGPGDYGGDGDFDQTDAIAATPNGDEILFYDKESGNLGTYDIDGDTFTDQGPISGDPGGIVLAGYSPSGTLWAASQDTDELYTVDPSGPSATSQGDTGIDLSGADLVFSSDGTMYIWTANTDADGLYKVDDPSTDPTAEPVDSNNIGEKDERITGLAVLDAGTGNLVGSDRDNDEIVVIDRTDGSITDTYEMTLDSESYDYDFGDMTSGAFCGEVFRRGTLKEDLEVLDSGNGIPLDGNRASPFDELEDDADSEDRECFPPSVNHFVGFAWWLPIDVGNEVQGDSVSFDLGFYTQQCRNNDGSGPEVENST, from the coding sequence ATGACAGAACACGAATTCGATCTGACGCGGCGCAAAGTGCTCGGCTCCATCGGCGTCATCGGCGCGGCTTCCGCCGGTGCCGGACTGGGCACGAGCGCGCTGTTCAGCGACACGGAAACGTTCGAGGAAAACACGATTACGGCGGGAACACTGGATCTGAAAGTCGACTGGGAGGAGCACTACTACGACGGCTCCAGCGGCGGCGAGTACGTCAGCTACAGCGACCCCGGCAACAGCTCCGTCGGCTTCCCCGACCCGGACGATCCCCAGATCTGGATCAACGAGGAGGACATTCCGGACTTTATGGATGCGACATCCATCGAGGCGTTCCCGGATCCGAACGGCGACGGCATTCAAGAGATGCAGCACAGGGATTTCGTGTACGATGCGTGTCAAGACGGCGCAGATCTTCCGAAGCATCTGGATCCCAAATCCGAGGGGGCGCTTCGGACACACAACGACGACACGTACGACGAAGAGAATGGGGTCAAACCTCTCATCAGTCTCGACGACGTCAAGCCCGGTGACTTCGGCGAGCTCACGCTGAGCTTCCACCTCTGCGACAACCCCGGCTACGTGTGGTTGCAGGCGGCGGGCGTCGAACACCTCGGCGGTGAGAACCCCGAGCCCGAAGGAGATAACACGGCCGACCTCGCCGAGAAAATCGAGACCGTCTGGTGGTACGACTCCCGCGGCGACAACGTGCTCCAGACGGACTGTGAGGAGCGGCTGTACCTCGTCGACAGCGGGACCGACCCGACGACGCTGTTCGAGGTCACGCTCGACGACGGGAGCGGCGAGGCCGAGCTGACTGAACTCTTGGGCCCCGGCGACTACGGCGGCGACGGCGACTTCGATCAGACGGACGCGATCGCGGCGACGCCCAACGGCGACGAGATCCTGTTCTACGACAAGGAGTCCGGGAACCTCGGAACGTACGACATCGATGGCGACACGTTCACCGACCAAGGACCGATTTCGGGCGACCCCGGCGGCATCGTCCTCGCCGGTTACTCGCCCTCCGGAACGCTCTGGGCGGCGAGTCAGGACACCGACGAGCTCTACACCGTCGATCCGTCTGGACCCTCGGCCACCTCCCAAGGCGACACCGGGATCGATCTCTCGGGAGCCGATCTCGTGTTCTCCTCCGACGGCACGATGTACATCTGGACGGCGAACACGGACGCGGACGGTCTCTACAAGGTCGACGATCCGAGCACCGATCCGACCGCAGAGCCGGTCGATTCGAACAACATCGGCGAGAAAGACGAGCGGATCACCGGTCTCGCGGTGCTCGACGCCGGCACCGGCAACCTCGTCGGATCCGACCGCGATAACGACGAGATTGTCGTCATCGACCGAACGGACGGCAGTATCACCGACACCTACGAGATGACGCTCGACAGCGAGTCGTACGACTACGACTTCGGCGATATGACCTCCGGAGCGTTCTGCGGGGAGGTGTTCCGCCGGGGTACGCTCAAGGAGGACCTCGAAGTGCTCGACTCCGGAAACGGCATCCCGCTCGACGGCAACCGAGCCAGTCCATTCGACGAGCTCGAAGACGACGCGGATAGCGAGGACCGCGAGTGCTTCCCCCCGAGCGTCAACCACTTCGTCGGATTCGCGTGGTGGCTCCCGATCGATGTCGGTAACGAGGTCCAAGGCGACTCGGTGAGTTTCGATCTCGGATTCTACACGCAACAGTGCCGCAACAACGACGGCTCCGGGCCGGAAGTGGAGAATTCCACCTGA